Proteins encoded in a region of the Hippocampus zosterae strain Florida chromosome 11, ASM2543408v3, whole genome shotgun sequence genome:
- the mrpl27 gene encoding 39S ribosomal protein L27, mitochondrial has product MASQLHCFTKYKAGLLDPGQFVLLSYLRFASKKAGGSSKNHGGKSPGKRYGLKKQDGNFIHAGNILATQRLLRYHPGAHVGMGTNKTLYALEDGCIRLTKEVYIPHPRSLETSQIITKLPQETLLYKTFINVIPVMQDPTFKLINMV; this is encoded by the exons ATGGCATCGCAGCTACACTGCTTCACCAAGTACAAAGCGG GGCTTTTGGATCCTGGTCAATTCGTTCTCCTGTCCTATCTGAGGTTTGCATCCAAGAAGGCTGGTGGTAGCAGCAAGAATCACGGAGGGAAGAGCCCCGGCAAACGATACGGCCTTAAGAAGCAAGATG GTAACTTTATCCATGCGGGCAACATCCTGGCAACACAGAGGCTGCTGAGGTACCACCCAGGAGCACAT GTTGGCATGGGAACCAATAAAACTCTTTATGCGCTTGAGGATGGTTGCATCAGGCTCACCAAGGAAGTCTATATCCCCCACCCTCGCAGTCTGGAGACGAGCCAGATCATCACCAAGCTTCCTCAAGAAACTTTGCTTTACAAAACCTTCATCAACGTTATTCCAGTCATGCAAGACCCCACCTTCAAACTGATTAATATGGTCTGA